Proteins encoded by one window of Phytohabitans houttuyneae:
- a CDS encoding protein kinase family protein, whose amino-acid sequence MTQVGEGQEASESAPQVMTFGAPTLGEILAERYELAEHINNDSAGRQVWRGVDVVLRRPVAVVLRYPGGDSAMEMLQAAVAASRVIHPSLVGVYDAIDEADRAYVVREWVDGESLREIVAEEPLDPTRTTTVAHAVAEAVAAMHATGMVHGNIHPGTVLIGDDGRVVLADARADNADTQDTDVRAIGGVLYFALTGHWPHAEAGRSNLPDAVRDASGAVAAPRQIRAGVPAYLDDLTMDLLDSRLALPAADVLAAELGRLDSAADEPYYEEAGPLRFLSGPRDVAATVEPGGVRPEPQRATLRKIAAGVAGLLAIAVAGLLFGISALGGNGDSDDTASPPSNAPATSGNDPATGGAVSGQPKNFAISANQVRIVDPSDGQRNELEGADAVVDGNENTGWEPNGYKSSKFGNLKTGMGILIDLGEPRTVSAVHVTLSNGGASAELKAGGSDPGSSAAGDKQVVSSFKRVGDPFEAFDATKMSFTDFDPDQKYQYLLFFITEMPRTGDSQWPFKVGVQEIVVAGLS is encoded by the coding sequence GTGACCCAGGTCGGCGAAGGTCAGGAGGCGAGCGAGAGCGCGCCTCAGGTCATGACCTTCGGTGCGCCCACCCTCGGTGAGATTCTGGCCGAGAGGTACGAGCTGGCGGAGCACATCAACAACGACAGCGCCGGCCGGCAGGTCTGGCGGGGTGTCGACGTTGTGCTCCGGCGCCCGGTCGCGGTCGTGCTGCGCTATCCCGGCGGCGACTCCGCGATGGAGATGCTGCAGGCCGCGGTCGCCGCGAGCCGCGTGATCCACCCAAGCCTCGTCGGTGTCTACGACGCGATCGACGAGGCCGACCGGGCCTATGTCGTGCGCGAGTGGGTCGACGGCGAGTCGCTGCGCGAGATCGTGGCCGAGGAGCCGCTCGACCCGACCCGCACCACCACTGTGGCGCACGCGGTCGCCGAGGCGGTCGCCGCGATGCACGCGACCGGCATGGTCCACGGCAACATCCACCCCGGCACGGTCCTGATCGGTGACGACGGCCGCGTCGTGCTCGCCGACGCGCGAGCCGACAACGCCGACACGCAAGACACCGACGTTCGGGCTATCGGTGGCGTCCTCTACTTCGCGCTCACCGGCCACTGGCCGCACGCCGAGGCCGGCCGCTCCAACCTCCCCGACGCGGTGCGCGACGCGAGCGGCGCGGTTGCCGCGCCCCGCCAGATCCGCGCGGGTGTCCCGGCGTACCTCGACGACCTCACCATGGACCTGCTCGACAGCCGCCTCGCGCTGCCGGCCGCCGACGTGCTGGCGGCCGAGCTGGGCCGGCTCGACAGCGCCGCCGACGAGCCGTATTACGAGGAGGCCGGGCCGCTGCGGTTCCTGTCCGGCCCTCGCGACGTCGCCGCGACGGTCGAGCCGGGCGGTGTGCGTCCAGAGCCCCAGCGAGCGACGCTTCGCAAGATCGCCGCAGGTGTCGCGGGGCTCCTCGCCATCGCGGTCGCCGGCCTGCTCTTCGGGATCAGCGCGCTGGGTGGCAACGGCGACTCCGACGACACGGCGTCCCCGCCGTCAAACGCACCGGCCACCTCTGGCAACGACCCCGCCACCGGCGGCGCGGTCAGCGGGCAGCCGAAAAACTTCGCGATCAGCGCCAACCAGGTGCGCATCGTCGACCCGTCGGACGGCCAGCGCAACGAGCTGGAGGGCGCCGACGCTGTCGTCGACGGCAACGAAAACACCGGCTGGGAGCCCAACGGTTACAAGTCCTCAAAGTTCGGCAACCTCAAGACGGGCATGGGCATCCTCATCGACCTCGGCGAGCCCCGCACGGTCAGCGCCGTGCACGTGACGCTCTCCAACGGTGGGGCATCCGCCGAGCTCAAGGCCGGCGGGAGCGACCCTGGCAGCAGCGCGGCGGGCGACAAGCAGGTGGTTTCCTCGTTCAAGCGCGTGGGCGACCCCTTCGAGGCGTTCGACGCGACGAAGATGAGCTTCACCGACTTCGACCCGGACCAGAAGTACCAGTACCTGCTCTTCTTCATCACCGAGATGCCTCGTACAGGTGACAGTCAGTGGCCGTTCAAGGTCGGCGTGCAGGAAATCGTGGTCGCCGGGCTGAGCTAG
- a CDS encoding helicase HerA-like domain-containing protein: MSDLAGQVRDGYAFDGPALDLGALVVDGRGDPGAKVRIPLGMLNRHGLVAGATGTGKTKTLQVMAEQLSAAGVPVFLADIKGDVSGMSVAGTANEKITARAAEIGQDWQPVAYPVEFYALGGHGTGIPVRATITSFGPVLLSKVLGLSDVQSSSLNLIFHFADANGLPLLDIKDLRSVIQYLVSDEGAEQLRSLGGLSKQTAGVLLRELVAFSDAGADDFFGEPEFDTADLMRTAPDGRGVASILELPGVVAQPALFSSFLMWLLADLFQDLPEVGDVDKPKLVFFFDEAHLLFKDASKDFLESITQTVRLIRSKGVGVFFVTQTPKDVHPDVLAQLGNRVQHALRAYTPDDAKALKATASTFPRSAYDLEEVLTQLGTGEAIVTVLSENGAPTPVAWTRLCAPRSLMGAADAAAMTAAVKGSSLYPKYAEPVDRESAYEKLAARVAPPSTGSYPQGSTAPDAPPAQSYPQGDKPPKAQKDEPNMVEKVLGSTATKSFVRAAATAAGAAIARQIFGTAKRRRR, translated from the coding sequence ATGTCTGATCTTGCGGGACAGGTGCGCGACGGGTACGCCTTCGACGGGCCGGCCCTGGACCTTGGCGCGCTCGTAGTGGACGGTCGTGGCGATCCCGGCGCGAAGGTGCGCATCCCGCTCGGCATGCTCAACCGGCACGGCTTGGTGGCGGGCGCCACAGGCACCGGCAAGACCAAGACCCTCCAGGTGATGGCCGAGCAGCTCAGCGCCGCCGGCGTGCCCGTTTTTCTCGCCGACATCAAGGGCGACGTCTCGGGCATGTCGGTCGCCGGTACCGCTAACGAGAAGATCACCGCCAGGGCCGCCGAGATCGGGCAGGACTGGCAGCCGGTGGCGTACCCGGTCGAGTTCTACGCGCTGGGCGGGCATGGAACGGGTATCCCGGTGCGGGCGACGATCACCTCGTTCGGCCCGGTGCTTCTGTCCAAGGTGCTCGGGCTTTCGGACGTACAGTCGTCGTCCCTGAACCTGATCTTCCACTTCGCCGACGCGAACGGATTGCCGCTGCTGGACATCAAGGACCTGCGGTCCGTCATCCAGTACCTGGTCTCCGACGAGGGAGCCGAACAACTGCGGTCGCTCGGCGGGCTCTCCAAGCAGACTGCGGGAGTCCTGCTGCGTGAGCTGGTGGCGTTTTCCGACGCGGGCGCGGACGACTTCTTCGGCGAACCCGAGTTCGACACCGCCGACCTGATGCGGACGGCACCCGACGGGCGGGGTGTGGCCTCGATCCTGGAGCTGCCCGGCGTTGTGGCACAGCCGGCGCTCTTCTCCTCTTTTCTTATGTGGCTGCTCGCCGACCTCTTCCAGGACCTGCCTGAGGTCGGCGACGTCGACAAGCCGAAGCTGGTGTTCTTCTTCGACGAGGCGCACCTTCTCTTCAAGGACGCGTCCAAGGACTTCCTGGAGTCGATCACGCAGACGGTGCGGCTGATCCGCTCCAAGGGGGTTGGCGTCTTCTTCGTGACCCAGACGCCCAAGGACGTGCACCCTGACGTGCTCGCCCAGCTGGGCAACCGGGTGCAGCACGCGCTCCGGGCGTACACGCCGGACGACGCAAAGGCACTCAAGGCGACCGCCTCGACGTTCCCCCGCTCGGCGTACGACCTGGAGGAGGTGCTCACCCAGCTCGGCACCGGTGAGGCGATCGTGACCGTGCTGTCGGAGAACGGTGCGCCGACACCGGTCGCCTGGACCCGCCTCTGCGCACCCCGCTCGCTGATGGGCGCCGCCGACGCCGCGGCGATGACGGCGGCCGTGAAGGGCTCGTCGCTGTACCCGAAGTACGCCGAGCCGGTCGACCGGGAGTCCGCGTACGAGAAGCTGGCCGCCCGCGTGGCACCGCCGTCCACAGGCAGTTATCCACAGGGCTCAACCGCGCCCGACGCTCCTCCCGCACAGAGTTATCCACAGGGCGACAAGCCACCGAAGGCGCAAAAGGACGAGCCCAACATGGTCGAGAAGGTGCTCGGCTCCACCGCCACGAAGTCGTTCGTCCGAGCCGCCGCCACAGCCGCCGGCGCCGCAATAGCCCGACAGATCTTCGGCACCGCCAAACGCCGCCGCCGCTAG
- the murJ gene encoding murein biosynthesis integral membrane protein MurJ: MGGGLYKSANAGHSAHQQYPDGAVLISTQAMPPGMHPAPGLESSPDLEPAVEVEQGSAASNSAIMAVGSLVSRGTGFLRTVILAAALGGGAINNAYTTAQVLPGIVYELLLGALLSSTIIPVLVRRRKADADRGEAYTQRLVTLTVLVLGGAAVLVTATASVLTVLYTSDKSSEAFQDLVTKLSYLMLPMIFFIGVSGILTAVLNTRGHFATPMFTPILNNLVVIATGIVYMIIYGAEALRPEQMTTGQILLLGGGTLLGVVIQSVGLLPALRKVGYRWKWRFDFRALGLRELGRIGGWALCYVVVTQIGQAVAINLLNRAGEEDAAGPAIYNNVFLLMYMAHGIIGVSIITALTPRMSSAAADHRHGDMAADLARGTRMITAVLTPVAICYAVLAAPISVALFRSGAYTQEDATETAVVLVATAVALVPFSISQLFTVGLYARQETKAAALVNLPVVGLRILVQLIVFALFSAAFAAPGLMFANALSFAASGLITAWLMHRRIGAIGLGGILVTFVKVGVAAVGATVVGLAVMYVLPGGWTPSKPESLLQLAVGGVAIVGTYIAIALGLKVSEINSVFALVRRKIRR; this comes from the coding sequence ATGGGCGGCGGCCTCTATAAGAGTGCCAACGCGGGGCACAGCGCACACCAGCAGTACCCGGATGGTGCCGTGCTGATTTCCACCCAGGCGATGCCGCCCGGCATGCACCCCGCCCCCGGCCTCGAGTCCTCTCCCGATCTCGAGCCGGCCGTCGAGGTCGAGCAGGGGAGCGCGGCGAGCAACAGCGCGATCATGGCGGTCGGAAGCCTGGTCAGCCGCGGCACCGGCTTCCTCCGCACGGTGATCCTTGCCGCCGCGCTCGGCGGCGGCGCGATCAACAACGCGTACACGACCGCGCAGGTCCTGCCCGGCATCGTGTACGAGCTGCTGCTCGGCGCGCTGCTGAGCAGCACGATCATCCCGGTGCTGGTCCGGCGGCGGAAGGCTGACGCGGATCGCGGCGAGGCGTACACCCAGCGGCTCGTGACCCTCACCGTGCTGGTGCTCGGCGGCGCCGCGGTGCTCGTGACGGCGACAGCGTCGGTGTTGACCGTGCTCTACACGAGCGATAAGTCCAGCGAGGCCTTCCAGGACCTGGTCACGAAGCTCTCGTACCTGATGCTTCCGATGATCTTCTTCATCGGTGTCTCCGGCATCCTCACCGCGGTGCTGAACACGCGCGGCCACTTCGCGACGCCGATGTTCACGCCGATCCTCAACAACCTGGTCGTGATCGCGACCGGCATCGTGTACATGATCATTTACGGCGCCGAGGCGCTGCGGCCCGAGCAGATGACCACCGGTCAGATACTCCTTCTCGGCGGCGGCACGCTGCTCGGCGTCGTGATCCAGAGCGTCGGCCTGCTGCCCGCGCTGCGCAAGGTGGGCTACCGCTGGAAGTGGCGCTTCGACTTCCGCGCACTCGGCCTTCGCGAGCTCGGCCGGATCGGTGGCTGGGCGCTCTGCTACGTCGTGGTCACCCAGATCGGCCAGGCGGTCGCTATCAACCTCCTCAACCGCGCCGGGGAGGAGGACGCCGCCGGTCCAGCCATCTACAACAACGTCTTCCTTTTGATGTACATGGCGCACGGCATCATCGGCGTCTCCATCATCACGGCCCTCACCCCGCGGATGAGCTCGGCGGCGGCCGACCATCGGCATGGGGACATGGCCGCCGACCTCGCCCGCGGCACCCGCATGATCACGGCCGTCCTGACGCCGGTCGCGATCTGCTACGCGGTGCTGGCCGCGCCGATCTCCGTGGCACTGTTCCGCAGCGGTGCCTACACGCAGGAGGACGCGACCGAGACCGCGGTGGTGCTCGTCGCGACCGCGGTCGCGCTGGTGCCCTTCTCGATCAGCCAGCTCTTCACGGTCGGGCTGTACGCGCGGCAGGAGACGAAGGCCGCCGCGCTGGTCAACCTTCCGGTGGTGGGCCTGCGGATCCTCGTGCAGCTGATCGTGTTCGCGCTCTTCTCGGCGGCGTTCGCGGCGCCGGGGCTGATGTTCGCCAACGCGCTGTCGTTCGCCGCCTCGGGCCTGATCACCGCCTGGCTGATGCACCGCCGGATCGGGGCGATCGGGCTGGGCGGAATCCTTGTCACGTTCGTCAAGGTCGGCGTGGCCGCCGTCGGCGCGACAGTGGTCGGCCTCGCCGTGATGTACGTGCTGCCCGGCGGCTGGACACCCAGCAAGCCCGAGTCGCTGCTCCAGCTGGCGGTAGGCGGCGTGGCGATCGTCGGCACTTATATAGCCATCGCGCTGGGCCTGAAGGTCTCCGAGATCAACAGCGTGTTCGCGCTGGTGCGCCGCAAGATCCGCCGCTAG
- a CDS encoding CCA tRNA nucleotidyltransferase, translated as MSKTSNATGLTDAQRNAVAELMRVSPIADELGRRFAKAGYELHLVGGSVRDALLGRLGDDLDFTTDARPDDILRVIKGWAETTWETGREFGTIGAQRHGLRLEITTFRSEAYDGVTRNPVVQYGDNLLDDLRRRDFTVNAMAVSLPEHRFTDPYGGLDDLAGRRLRTPGTPQESFGDDPLRMLRAARFAAQLRFAVDPDVVAAMTAMAADLDRITVERIRDEFTKLLSGADPVTGLRLLVDTGLADHFLPELPGLKLAIDEHAQHKDVYEHTLTVVSNAVRLEGDGGPDFILRMAALMHDVGKPATKAVGSDNRVSFHHHEVVGARMTKLRMKELRYPKDVTSDVVKLVALHLRFYGYGRGEWTDSAVRRYVTDAGDLLPRLHKLTRSDCTTRNRRKAAQLASDYDALEERIAQIQEAEDLARVRPDLDGNAIMELLGVPPGPIVGRAWRHLKEVRLEHGPLDRDEAEAELLRWARDQGVI; from the coding sequence ATGTCCAAGACTTCGAACGCCACGGGGCTCACCGATGCGCAGCGCAACGCCGTGGCCGAGCTGATGCGGGTCTCCCCGATCGCCGACGAGCTCGGCCGCCGCTTCGCCAAAGCCGGGTACGAGCTGCACCTGGTCGGCGGTTCCGTGCGCGACGCGCTGCTCGGCAGGCTCGGTGACGACCTGGACTTCACCACCGACGCCAGGCCGGACGACATTCTCCGCGTGATCAAGGGGTGGGCCGAGACCACCTGGGAGACCGGCCGCGAGTTCGGCACGATCGGCGCCCAGCGGCACGGCCTGCGGCTGGAGATCACCACGTTCCGCTCGGAGGCGTACGACGGGGTGACCCGCAACCCCGTCGTGCAGTACGGCGACAACCTCCTGGACGACCTGCGCCGCCGCGACTTCACGGTGAACGCGATGGCGGTGAGCCTGCCCGAGCACCGGTTCACCGATCCCTACGGTGGGCTCGACGACCTCGCCGGCCGGCGCCTGCGGACTCCGGGCACACCGCAGGAGTCGTTCGGCGACGACCCGCTGCGGATGCTGCGTGCCGCGCGCTTCGCCGCCCAGCTGCGCTTCGCGGTCGACCCGGACGTGGTCGCGGCGATGACCGCGATGGCGGCCGACCTCGACCGCATCACCGTCGAGCGGATCCGCGACGAGTTCACCAAGCTGCTCAGCGGCGCCGACCCGGTCACCGGGCTGCGGCTGCTGGTCGACACCGGCCTGGCCGACCACTTCCTGCCCGAGCTGCCCGGGCTCAAGCTCGCGATCGACGAGCACGCGCAGCACAAGGACGTGTACGAGCACACGCTCACCGTCGTGAGCAACGCGGTGCGGCTGGAGGGCGACGGCGGGCCGGACTTCATCCTGCGGATGGCCGCGCTCATGCACGACGTGGGCAAGCCGGCCACAAAGGCGGTCGGCTCCGACAACCGGGTCAGCTTCCACCACCACGAGGTGGTCGGCGCGCGCATGACCAAGCTGCGGATGAAGGAGCTGCGCTACCCCAAGGACGTGACGTCCGACGTGGTCAAGCTTGTCGCGCTCCACCTTCGCTTTTACGGGTACGGGCGGGGAGAGTGGACCGACTCTGCGGTGCGGCGGTACGTCACCGACGCCGGTGACCTCCTCCCCCGCCTGCACAAGCTCACGCGCTCGGACTGCACGACGCGTAACCGGCGCAAGGCGGCTCAGCTGGCCTCCGACTACGACGCGCTGGAGGAACGGATCGCGCAGATCCAGGAGGCGGAGGACCTGGCGCGGGTCCGCCCCGACCTCGACGGCAACGCGATCATGGAATTGCTCGGCGTGCCGCCCGGCCCCATCGTCGGCCGCGCGTGGCGCCACCTCAAGGAGGTCCGCCTGGAGCACGGGCCGCTCGACCGGGACGAGGCCGAGGCCGAGCTGCTGCGGTGGGCGCGCGACCAAGGTGTGATCTAG
- a CDS encoding methylated-DNA--[protein]-cysteine S-methyltransferase — protein sequence MRWVVIDSPIDELSVAVDGTGVCGVHFGAVDDAGEADDPRLDEAIAELRAYFAGELTDFTVPLSVRRGSEFERAVWHQMTLIPYGEMRTYGEIAAAVGDPGGARAVGVACNRNPIPVIVPCHRIVGAGGKLVGFGGGLPRKRYLLELEARVALQRSWGA from the coding sequence ATGCGCTGGGTGGTAATCGACTCGCCGATCGACGAGCTCTCCGTCGCCGTTGACGGCACCGGTGTGTGCGGCGTGCATTTCGGCGCGGTCGACGACGCCGGCGAGGCCGACGACCCTCGCCTGGATGAGGCGATTGCCGAGCTCCGGGCGTATTTCGCGGGCGAGCTCACCGACTTCACGGTGCCGCTGTCGGTGCGCCGCGGCAGCGAGTTCGAGCGCGCGGTGTGGCACCAGATGACACTGATTCCTTATGGGGAGATGCGGACCTACGGTGAGATAGCCGCTGCGGTCGGCGACCCTGGTGGCGCCCGCGCTGTCGGCGTCGCCTGCAATCGCAACCCGATCCCGGTCATCGTGCCCTGCCACCGCATCGTGGGTGCGGGCGGCAAGCTCGTCGGCTTCGGCGGTGGCCTCCCCCGCAAGCGCTACCTGCTCGAGCTCGAAGCCCGTGTCGCCCTCCAGCGCTCCTGGGGTGCCTGA
- a CDS encoding inositol-3-phosphate synthase — MGSVRVAIVGVGNCASSLVQGVEFYRNADPTDRVPGLMHVTFGDYHVSDVEFVAAFDVDAKKVGRDLAEAIVASENNTIKLCDVPPTGVQVQRGPTFDGLGQYYREIIEESDDSPVDVVKALRDAQVDVVVSYLPVGSEQADKFYAQAAIDAGCAFVNALPVFIASDPVWAKKFEDAGLPIVGDDIKSQVGATIVHRALAKLFEDRGVELLRTYQLNFGGNMDFMNMLERSRLVSKKISKTQSVTSQVPHEMAKSDVHIGPSDHVPWLDDRKWAYIRLEGKSFGDTPLNAELKLEVWDSPNSAGVIIDALRAAKIAKDRGIGGPILSASSYFMKSPPVQYADHEAHAAVEAFIKGEIER, encoded by the coding sequence ATGGGCTCCGTACGCGTGGCCATCGTCGGTGTCGGAAACTGCGCCTCGTCTCTGGTGCAGGGCGTGGAGTTCTACCGGAACGCCGACCCCACCGACCGCGTCCCGGGTCTCATGCACGTCACCTTCGGCGACTACCACGTGTCTGACGTGGAGTTCGTCGCGGCGTTCGACGTGGACGCCAAGAAGGTGGGTCGAGACCTCGCTGAGGCGATTGTCGCCAGCGAAAACAACACCATCAAGCTCTGCGACGTGCCGCCGACCGGCGTGCAGGTGCAGCGTGGCCCGACCTTCGACGGCCTGGGCCAGTACTACCGCGAGATCATCGAGGAGTCCGACGACTCCCCGGTCGACGTCGTCAAGGCTCTGCGCGACGCGCAGGTCGACGTGGTCGTGTCGTACCTGCCGGTCGGCTCCGAGCAGGCCGACAAGTTCTACGCACAGGCGGCGATCGACGCGGGCTGCGCCTTCGTCAACGCGCTCCCGGTGTTCATCGCCTCCGACCCGGTGTGGGCCAAGAAGTTCGAGGACGCCGGCCTGCCGATCGTCGGCGACGACATCAAGAGCCAGGTCGGTGCCACGATCGTGCACCGCGCGCTGGCCAAGCTCTTCGAGGACCGCGGTGTCGAGCTGCTCCGCACGTACCAGCTGAACTTCGGCGGCAACATGGACTTCATGAACATGCTGGAGCGCAGCCGCCTCGTCTCGAAGAAGATTTCGAAGACGCAGTCGGTCACGTCCCAGGTGCCGCACGAGATGGCCAAGTCCGACGTCCACATCGGACCGTCCGACCACGTGCCGTGGCTCGATGACCGCAAGTGGGCGTACATCCGGCTGGAGGGCAAGTCGTTCGGCGACACCCCGCTGAACGCCGAGCTCAAGCTCGAGGTCTGGGACTCGCCCAACTCGGCTGGCGTCATCATCGACGCCCTCCGCGCCGCGAAGATCGCCAAGGACCGCGGCATCGGCGGACCGATCCTGTCGGCCTCGTCGTACTTCATGAAGTCGCCGCCGGTCCAGTACGCGGACCACGAGGCGCACGCCGCCGTCGAGGCCTTCATCAAGGGCGAAATCGAGCGCTGA
- a CDS encoding PadR family transcriptional regulator, with amino-acid sequence MLELAILGLLQEAPMHGYELRKELATKLGAIRAAISYGTLYPTLRRLQSAGWITEAGEAAVGAEEVPPLTTRRGRVVYKITAEGKERFADLLAQAGPETYDDAGFGVHFAFFARTDRATRLRILEGRRRKVEERREGLRDVLARATERLDAYTLELQRHGLDACEREVRWLEELIANERSGRAPEAKASGSPQVEDSPPRSTKDMPERP; translated from the coding sequence GTGCTCGAGCTCGCCATCCTTGGCCTGCTGCAAGAGGCTCCTATGCACGGCTATGAGCTGCGCAAGGAGCTGGCCACAAAGCTCGGCGCGATCCGCGCGGCGATCAGTTACGGCACGCTGTACCCCACGTTGCGGCGGTTGCAGAGCGCCGGCTGGATCACCGAGGCGGGTGAAGCGGCCGTCGGTGCCGAAGAGGTCCCGCCGCTGACCACCCGCCGAGGTCGCGTTGTTTACAAGATCACAGCGGAAGGCAAGGAGCGCTTCGCGGACCTGCTGGCGCAGGCCGGGCCGGAGACTTACGACGACGCCGGCTTCGGCGTTCACTTCGCCTTCTTCGCCCGCACCGACCGCGCCACCCGGCTGCGCATCCTGGAGGGCCGCCGCCGCAAGGTGGAGGAGCGCCGGGAGGGTCTGCGCGACGTGCTGGCCCGCGCCACCGAGCGGCTCGATGCCTACACGCTCGAGCTGCAACGCCACGGACTCGACGCCTGCGAGCGCGAGGTCCGCTGGCTGGAGGAGCTCATCGCCAACGAGCGCTCCGGCCGGGCACCCGAGGCCAAGGCCTCAGGCAGCCCACAAGTTGAAGACAGCCCGCCTCGGTCTACCAAGGACATGCCGGAGCGGCCGTGA
- a CDS encoding DUF5318 domain-containing protein: MRTQRQVVDYSLQKRALLREVLSGRLGTYEVCDASPYLKNAARFHGEPTDRRCPICRRENLTLVHYIYGDELKQSAGQARTRTELPVLAMTFREFQVYVVEVCRACAWNHLVEQFLLGRDGLNDEPGAEAAAAVGSSTSGSSATGVGAPATKRRREARR; encoded by the coding sequence ATGCGCACGCAGCGACAGGTTGTCGACTACTCGCTTCAAAAGCGAGCGCTGCTGCGTGAGGTGCTTTCCGGCCGTCTGGGGACGTATGAAGTCTGCGACGCCTCTCCTTACTTGAAGAACGCCGCCCGCTTCCACGGCGAGCCGACCGACCGGCGCTGCCCGATCTGCCGTCGGGAAAACCTGACGCTCGTCCACTACATCTATGGGGATGAGCTCAAGCAGTCGGCCGGACAGGCCCGCACCCGCACGGAGCTGCCGGTGCTGGCGATGACTTTCCGTGAGTTCCAGGTGTATGTGGTGGAGGTCTGCCGCGCCTGCGCCTGGAACCACCTTGTCGAGCAGTTCCTGCTCGGCCGCGACGGGCTGAACGATGAGCCCGGCGCCGAGGCGGCCGCTGCCGTCGGCTCATCCACTTCCGGTTCATCCGCTACCGGCGTTGGGGCGCCGGCGACCAAGCGAAGGCGAGAGGCCCGACGGTGA